In one window of Nitrospira sp. DNA:
- a CDS encoding response regulator: MALILVADDDEKVCRWLRTVLELEGYRVIEAADGRQALHTIQRQSPDLVILDVHLPVQDRLETILRVHSRHMPVKVLAISGQAVQGYDILKIAAIFGAHGTLEKPFSVDRLLLGVRALIGPAHPRVA, encoded by the coding sequence GTGGCGCTGATTCTGGTTGCAGACGACGATGAGAAAGTGTGTCGGTGGCTGCGAACCGTACTCGAACTGGAAGGGTATCGGGTCATCGAAGCCGCGGATGGACGGCAGGCTCTCCACACCATTCAGCGTCAGTCTCCCGATCTCGTCATTCTCGATGTCCACCTGCCGGTTCAGGACAGGTTGGAAACCATTCTTCGAGTGCATAGCCGGCACATGCCCGTGAAGGTCTTGGCCATCTCCGGGCAAGCGGTGCAGGGCTACGATATTCTCAAAATAGCGGCGATCTTCGGCGCGCATGGCACGCTGGAAAAACCCTTCAGTGTGGACCGGTTGCTGCTCGGAGTGCGGGCGCTCATCGGACCCGCGCATCCCCGTGTGGCGTGA